Proteins encoded together in one Lysinibacillus sp. FSL K6-0232 window:
- a CDS encoding DsbA family oxidoreductase, whose amino-acid sequence MKIEIWSDYVCPFCYIGKKQLEKAIQDTGYGGQVELIYKSYQLDPTTPVDSNVTVYESLAKKYGMSLEKAQEMTEGVTARAKEVGLNYDFSHLMEENTLKAHRLVKWAEQQGDVTALVEALLHGHFIEGKRIGQDEVLLAIAEQVGLQREEVAKILEADTFKDEVEADIQEGLQLGVRGVPFFVLNRKYGISGAQPQKAFEDTLRKVAEEEGLQPKLKMAGSTDTGVCTDDSCKF is encoded by the coding sequence ATGAAAATTGAGATTTGGTCTGACTATGTATGTCCATTTTGTTATATTGGTAAAAAACAGCTAGAAAAGGCGATTCAGGATACAGGCTATGGTGGGCAGGTGGAGCTTATTTATAAAAGTTATCAGCTTGATCCAACAACACCAGTAGATTCAAATGTTACTGTTTATGAATCATTGGCGAAAAAGTATGGCATGTCCTTAGAAAAAGCACAGGAAATGACAGAAGGTGTAACAGCTCGTGCCAAAGAGGTAGGCTTAAACTACGATTTTAGCCATTTGATGGAAGAGAATACACTAAAAGCACATCGACTTGTAAAATGGGCTGAACAACAGGGAGATGTTACAGCGCTTGTGGAAGCACTTTTACACGGTCATTTTATCGAAGGAAAGCGTATTGGACAGGACGAGGTATTACTAGCCATTGCTGAACAGGTGGGTCTACAGCGTGAGGAAGTAGCAAAGATTCTTGAAGCAGATACGTTTAAAGATGAAGTAGAGGCGGATATTCAAGAAGGTCTACAGCTCGGTGTTCGTGGGGTGCCATTCTTTGTGTTAAACCGCAAATACGGTATTTCAGGTGCACAGCCACAGAAGGCATTTGAGGACACTTTACGTAAAGTAGCCGAGGAAGAGGGCTTGCAACCAAAGCTAAAGATGGCTGGCTCAACGGATACAGGTGTTTGCACAGATGATAGCTGTAAATTTTAA
- a CDS encoding FAD-dependent oxidoreductase has protein sequence MTQSLWLATSESVSLSSLTSSITCDVCIIGGGLTGLYTAYTLAKAGVDVVLLEANTHVGHGTTGHSTGKLTAQHSLIYANLLEQLSVDEARLYYQLNQQAIDKVKHLLPQEHVRQVDSLLYCQKKEGYAQLLKEWNAYKVLNIKSAITSDTELPFPVTKALSMSQQAQINPVEVSNFLAKAAQSQGARLYTNTRVQQLNISQNNLHTEKNMSVQYNKLILCSHYPIEAFKGLQLFKLSNSRSYMVASKISETMQGQYLSVDFPARSIRTATINDEHYLVLGGANHIAGETVHTEPYYETIASEIAEHFEQQPLYRWSAQDIETPDIVPYVGRITNSLPNVLIATGYRKWGISNSFVAGDILSSLITGARSEDGAIALYSPSRTKFGAQFMQMLKVGGFVAKEYIAGYMKHATAPTCTHLGCKTKWNKADETWDCPCHGSRFNAKGEVLEGPAVQPLKLD, from the coding sequence ATGACGCAATCTCTTTGGCTGGCAACGTCTGAATCTGTTTCGCTATCGTCACTAACTTCATCTATTACTTGTGATGTTTGTATTATTGGCGGGGGGTTAACAGGGCTATACACAGCTTATACTTTAGCAAAAGCAGGTGTTGATGTAGTCTTACTTGAAGCAAATACACATGTTGGCCACGGTACAACTGGTCATTCAACAGGAAAATTAACAGCACAGCATAGCCTTATTTATGCAAACCTTTTAGAACAGCTATCTGTAGACGAGGCAAGGCTTTATTATCAACTTAACCAACAAGCAATTGATAAGGTTAAACATTTGCTTCCACAAGAGCATGTACGACAAGTAGACTCATTGCTATACTGCCAAAAAAAGGAAGGCTATGCGCAATTATTAAAAGAGTGGAATGCTTATAAGGTATTAAATATTAAATCAGCCATTACCTCTGATACAGAGCTGCCTTTCCCTGTAACAAAAGCATTAAGCATGTCACAGCAGGCTCAAATCAACCCTGTAGAGGTTAGTAATTTCTTGGCAAAGGCTGCCCAATCACAAGGAGCAAGACTTTATACAAATACCCGTGTTCAGCAATTAAACATATCACAAAATAACTTACATACCGAAAAAAATATGTCGGTTCAATACAATAAGCTTATTTTGTGCTCGCATTATCCAATTGAAGCATTTAAAGGGCTGCAACTTTTTAAGCTATCAAATAGTCGCTCCTATATGGTGGCAAGTAAAATTTCTGAAACAATGCAGGGGCAATATTTATCCGTTGACTTTCCTGCTCGCTCCATCCGAACAGCTACCATTAACGATGAGCATTATTTAGTATTAGGAGGAGCCAATCATATTGCGGGAGAAACCGTTCATACAGAGCCATATTATGAAACAATTGCCAGCGAAATAGCAGAACATTTTGAGCAACAGCCGCTTTATCGTTGGTCTGCTCAGGATATTGAAACACCTGATATTGTGCCATATGTGGGGAGAATTACAAATTCCTTGCCGAATGTGCTAATTGCTACTGGCTATCGAAAATGGGGCATTTCTAATTCCTTTGTGGCTGGTGATATTTTGTCCTCGTTAATCACTGGTGCAAGAAGTGAGGATGGTGCTATCGCTCTTTACTCACCATCACGCACAAAGTTTGGTGCTCAATTTATGCAGATGCTAAAGGTAGGAGGCTTTGTTGCGAAGGAATATATCGCTGGCTATATGAAGCATGCCACTGCCCCAACCTGTACGCATTTAGGCTGTAAAACAAAATGGAATAAGGCTGATGAAACATGGGATTGCCCATGTCATGGTTCACGCTTTAATGCAAAAGGTGAGGTACTTGAAGGTCCTGCTGTCCAACCGTTAAAGCTGGATTAA
- a CDS encoding manganese-dependent inorganic pyrophosphatase: MSKVLVFGHKNPDTDTITSAIVYAYFKQQIGQEAEAVRLGDVNNETQFALDKFGFEAPRFIASVAGEADKVILVDHNEFQQSADGIEEVQITEVIDHHRIANFQTADPLYYRAEPVGCTATILNKIFKEHNIEIPANIAGLMLSAIVSDTLLFKSPTCTEQDVKAGEELAEIAGVDAAEYGLAMLKAGADLSDKALEDLLSLDAKEFQFGEYKAVVAQVNAVDINDVLNRQEELEALLNKNAADNGLDLFFFVVTDILNNDSTAIAIGQAAEAAAKGFGAELIQNRVVLPGVVSRKKQIVPVLTEALK; encoded by the coding sequence ATGAGCAAAGTTTTAGTTTTTGGGCATAAAAATCCAGATACAGACACAATCACATCTGCTATTGTCTATGCCTATTTTAAACAGCAAATAGGTCAAGAAGCTGAGGCAGTACGTCTTGGAGATGTAAATAATGAAACACAATTTGCACTAGATAAATTTGGCTTTGAAGCACCTCGCTTTATTGCATCTGTAGCAGGGGAAGCGGATAAGGTTATACTTGTTGACCATAATGAATTCCAACAATCCGCTGATGGAATTGAAGAGGTGCAAATTACAGAGGTAATCGATCACCATCGTATTGCTAACTTCCAAACAGCTGATCCGCTATACTACCGTGCAGAACCAGTAGGCTGTACAGCTACAATATTAAATAAAATTTTTAAAGAACATAATATTGAAATCCCAGCGAATATTGCAGGTTTAATGTTATCTGCAATTGTTTCAGATACATTGCTTTTCAAATCACCAACTTGCACAGAGCAGGATGTAAAAGCTGGTGAAGAGTTGGCGGAAATTGCTGGTGTGGATGCTGCTGAATATGGTTTAGCAATGCTAAAGGCAGGCGCTGACCTATCAGATAAAGCTTTAGAAGATTTATTATCATTAGATGCAAAAGAGTTCCAGTTTGGAGAGTACAAAGCAGTTGTGGCACAAGTTAATGCAGTGGACATTAATGATGTACTTAATCGCCAAGAGGAGCTAGAGGCACTATTAAATAAAAATGCCGCTGACAATGGCTTAGATTTATTCTTCTTTGTTGTAACAGATATTTTAAACAACGATTCTACAGCAATTGCTATTGGGCAAGCAGCAGAAGCAGCAGCAAAAGGCTTTGGTGCTGAGCTTATCCAAAACCGTGTTGTATTACCAGGCGTTGTATCCCGTAAAAAGCAGATTGTACCAGTATTAACAGAAGCATTAAAATAA
- a CDS encoding GNAT family N-acetyltransferase, whose amino-acid sequence MEKKYIPLANYFEVASQQEITLSFNELENIMGQSLPNAAYLNKSWWKKTKPPLSHYLSWTNAGYYVIEVKLGTSVTFSRTQMKSSENDTSNNEEKPSAYIIRGIEASDARSFIHLQEEIFQQTDFMYNAPNESDLTVQQLRKNLAYWKQLKNRTILLCVLNGIFAGYAVIHGYKQSKVKHIASIRLAVKQEYQQKGIGSALMKAVENWAKQHDISRLELSVMEHNKIALHLFSKLGFQQEGIRQNAIKLNDYTYVNEYSLSKMI is encoded by the coding sequence ATGGAAAAAAAGTATATTCCTTTGGCAAATTATTTTGAAGTTGCTTCACAACAAGAAATCACTCTATCCTTTAATGAATTAGAAAACATCATGGGTCAATCATTACCCAATGCTGCCTACCTGAATAAGAGCTGGTGGAAAAAAACAAAGCCCCCTCTTTCACACTATTTGTCATGGACAAATGCAGGCTACTATGTCATTGAAGTGAAACTTGGTACTAGTGTAACGTTCTCACGTACACAAATGAAGTCTTCTGAAAATGATACTTCTAACAATGAAGAAAAACCATCTGCATACATAATTCGAGGGATTGAGGCATCTGATGCTAGATCGTTTATTCATTTACAAGAAGAAATTTTTCAGCAAACTGACTTCATGTATAATGCACCAAATGAATCAGATTTAACAGTGCAACAGCTACGTAAAAATTTAGCCTATTGGAAACAACTAAAAAACCGTACAATATTACTTTGTGTCTTAAATGGTATTTTTGCAGGCTATGCTGTAATACACGGCTATAAGCAATCAAAAGTAAAACATATAGCCTCTATTCGTTTAGCTGTTAAGCAAGAGTATCAGCAAAAAGGGATTGGCTCTGCATTAATGAAAGCAGTGGAGAATTGGGCGAAACAGCATGATATTTCGCGTCTAGAATTATCTGTGATGGAGCATAACAAAATAGCTTTACATCTCTTTAGTAAACTAGGCTTTCAGCAAGAAGGCATTCGCCAAAATGCTATAAAATTAAACGATTATACCTATGTTAATGAATATAGCTTAAGTAAAATGATATAA